One window of the Synechococcus sp. CC9311 genome contains the following:
- a CDS encoding SgcJ/EcaC family oxidoreductase yields the protein MMHSTGSSGSKTVLTVSMQATDLNERLTTGRQIFSMAVGQGNLPHWIESELLGSSVGQQYRWRLGPRDRPSCLSYSSLIPRNSLIWLNLELLDRQCGELLKDGVTGCALISQNEVQQLFERWNAALQTKDPEQVAKLYSRDAILLPTLSDLPRTDHATIVDYFKHFLEKSPKGSIDQREIIIGCNMLQDAGLYSFNFEDGTTAEARYSFIYMLEDGEWKISHHHSSLQPNG from the coding sequence ATGATGCACTCCACCGGCTCCTCTGGCTCCAAAACGGTACTGACGGTTTCCATGCAGGCAACCGATTTGAATGAGAGGCTCACCACGGGGCGTCAGATTTTTTCAATGGCTGTCGGGCAAGGCAATCTTCCTCATTGGATTGAATCAGAACTTCTTGGTAGTTCCGTAGGACAGCAGTATCGATGGCGTCTCGGACCGCGGGACCGTCCCAGTTGCTTGTCCTACAGCTCGCTGATTCCGAGAAATAGCCTGATTTGGCTCAATCTTGAATTGCTAGATCGTCAATGCGGTGAATTGCTCAAAGATGGTGTCACCGGATGTGCGCTTATCTCTCAAAATGAAGTGCAACAACTTTTTGAGAGGTGGAATGCAGCATTGCAAACCAAAGATCCTGAACAAGTTGCAAAATTATATAGCCGTGATGCAATCTTGCTCCCTACACTGTCCGACTTGCCACGCACAGACCATGCCACAATAGTCGACTACTTCAAGCATTTTTTAGAGAAAAGTCCCAAAGGTTCCATTGATCAACGTGAGATTATTATCGGTTGCAATATGCTTCAGGATGCAGGACTCTATAGCTTTAACTTTGAGGATGGAACAACGGCAGAGGCTCGCTATAGTTTTATCTATATGCTTGAAGATGGAGAATGGAAAATTTCCCACCATCACTCTTCCCTTCAGCCAAACGGGTAG
- a CDS encoding bifunctional diguanylate cyclase/phosphodiesterase, with protein sequence MAQILELVMDELLDGILIVNNDNRKVIYFNDKFKQLWRIPQSISENSDDHALLCYVATQLEAPDEFLKKINLIHSTDQSWQDEINFKDGRVFARKSICVSGMDKFKSRVWIFRDVTSEKSIHIDSLTGCLNRKAWDSIGTKDWVLGNYSMQYCVAVVDLNDFKNINDDFGHEAGDRVLKRLGVTLKRLIRNKQDKVFRTGGDEFCILLESSTDISSSISNRLTNELIAAGINAATGVCMSKQKEGIIEAFRKADARMLAAKKAQKHLQNSLIHPSHQVATRKTKTDEEIDMLANLSVAVKKKELDLAFQPIFDRYGQIAWVEVLCRWTHEGQNIPPDIFIPLSESSGQIHRIWDWVLEESVKTVHMWKEKSKLISLSINFSAVQVEYYKNTGFSYSNQIKSICEEYKVSPKCLKIELTETSLLTDLMKAKELFEELTDIGVDLCIDDFGTGFSSLSIMQALPIKYIKIDGSFINGVPLNLSNTAITKGTISMANELGLEVCAECVESSEQIEFLRSYGCHYFQGYFKSKPLPAVEMAKLI encoded by the coding sequence TTGGCGCAGATACTTGAGCTTGTTATGGATGAGCTCTTGGATGGGATTTTAATTGTAAATAATGACAACAGAAAAGTCATTTACTTTAACGATAAATTCAAGCAACTGTGGAGAATCCCTCAATCCATATCTGAAAATTCTGATGACCATGCGCTTTTATGTTATGTCGCAACGCAACTTGAAGCACCGGATGAATTTTTAAAAAAGATAAACTTAATTCATTCAACTGATCAATCTTGGCAGGATGAAATAAATTTCAAGGACGGCCGTGTTTTTGCAAGGAAAAGCATTTGCGTCTCAGGCATGGATAAATTTAAATCGCGTGTATGGATTTTTAGAGATGTAACAAGCGAAAAAAGTATTCACATTGATAGCCTTACTGGATGCTTAAATCGAAAAGCATGGGATTCAATTGGAACAAAAGATTGGGTACTGGGTAATTATTCAATGCAATATTGTGTGGCCGTTGTAGACCTTAACGACTTTAAAAACATTAACGATGATTTTGGCCACGAAGCAGGTGATCGAGTCCTCAAAAGACTAGGAGTGACTTTGAAACGTCTTATTCGAAACAAGCAGGATAAAGTCTTTAGAACTGGAGGTGACGAATTCTGTATTTTACTAGAATCAAGTACCGATATATCCAGCAGTATTTCAAATCGTCTTACTAATGAACTCATTGCGGCAGGAATTAATGCTGCTACTGGTGTATGCATGTCAAAACAGAAAGAAGGAATTATTGAGGCATTTCGAAAGGCTGACGCACGAATGTTAGCTGCAAAAAAAGCTCAAAAACATTTGCAGAATAGTCTAATCCATCCATCTCACCAAGTCGCCACAAGAAAGACTAAAACAGATGAAGAAATAGACATGCTAGCAAACCTTTCAGTTGCCGTTAAAAAGAAAGAACTTGATCTAGCTTTTCAGCCAATATTTGACAGATATGGGCAAATAGCATGGGTCGAAGTATTATGTCGCTGGACACATGAGGGGCAGAATATTCCCCCTGATATATTCATCCCTTTATCCGAATCTTCAGGACAAATTCACAGGATCTGGGATTGGGTACTGGAAGAGTCAGTCAAAACAGTTCATATGTGGAAGGAAAAATCAAAACTTATATCATTATCAATAAACTTTTCAGCGGTTCAGGTTGAATACTATAAAAACACCGGTTTTTCATACTCAAATCAGATCAAGAGCATTTGCGAAGAATACAAGGTATCTCCAAAATGTCTAAAAATTGAGCTTACTGAAACGTCTCTATTAACTGACTTGATGAAAGCGAAAGAATTGTTCGAAGAACTGACGGATATTGGAGTTGATCTATGTATTGATGATTTTGGTACAGGCTTTTCTTCTTTGTCAATCATGCAGGCATTGCCCATTAAATACATCAAAATTGATGGCAGCTTTATCAATGGCGTACCATTAAATTTGTCAAATACTGCAATCACTAAGGGAACTATTTCTATGGCAAATGAGCTTGGCTTAGAAGTCTGTGCTGAATGCGTTGAAAGTTCTGAACAAATTGAATTCTTGCGATCTTATGGTTGCCATTATTTCCAAGGTTATTTCAAATCCAAGCCATTACCTGCTGTTGAGATGGCCAAGTTGATTTAA
- a CDS encoding efflux RND transporter permease subunit: protein MLNKLLNAILRGSIARRWLVVLCSLVISVWGVLNVVQMPLDVFPPFAPPQVEIQTAAPGLTPEQVERQISEPIEAAVNGLPGVNVVRSASKPGLSMVQVVFRDASKLQSARQLVSERLQQVLPQLPTTADAPEISPPLSPLGTVLQYAFTLPESAPTDQQFQLRSLVQTTYENALLAIPGVAQVTIYGGDLPETQVQLNLKALLQQNLALSDVVEATRDAQFKGRGGVQIAGGQERLILPPTSSTASADLERAAMSSSTGQIIALGDVAEIRPGAAMRRGEATFNAKPAVVLMINKQPDVDTPRLTKAVEERVKQLNASLPKDVVVTQSFRQAEFIDIAIRNVSESLLLGVVIVAAVLLLFLMNWRTAVITLSAIPLSLLVGLLLMRGLGLQLNTMTLGGLVVAIGSVVDDAIVDMENCYRGLRRNKQLPSPQNPLEVVFRTSVEVRQPVLFSTLIIVVVFAPVFTLTGVEGRIFMPMGIAYVLSIVASTLVALTLSPALCALLLSRTPLPVDNSWVERSAERLYKPILNLALTTPRRVLALALASVVAAVLILPGLGRVFLPEFREQALLNSMVLYPGVSLEMTSRAGTVLSERLQSSDDVDWIQVRSGRAPGDADGAGVNIAHVDLELSDQAMADRTSAIARIRKAFLALPGVAPNIGGFISHRMDEVLSGVRSAIAIKISGPDLNELRRLGEQVRDVVGEVSGVVDLQLEPQLPVPQLQLRIDRELALQEGVSVATLAQASEVALHGALISPAESASGRNAVVVTLPPEQRSNLNALRRVPIRTASGALKPLGDFVMVESTHGPNEIYREDVARRIVVSANVAERPLGSVVNNIRSLVDKSVTLPAGYTIRYGGQFESEQRATRALLIYSVLAAVVIAFLMVIAVRSWPATAAILVNLPLALVGGLVAVLLSGGVLSVASLIGFITLFGVAVRNGLLLVDNFNRRHQSGEPLMELIRNGSLERLNAILMTALTSSLGMLPLALAFGAGNEILQPLAIVVLGGLITSTLLTLVVIPALYARYGRWLLHASTR, encoded by the coding sequence ATGTTGAACAAACTGCTCAACGCCATCCTGCGCGGCTCGATTGCTCGCCGTTGGCTCGTTGTTTTGTGTTCGCTCGTCATCAGTGTCTGGGGCGTTCTGAACGTTGTGCAGATGCCTCTGGATGTGTTTCCTCCCTTCGCTCCACCGCAGGTGGAGATTCAAACGGCAGCCCCTGGCCTCACGCCGGAACAGGTTGAGCGGCAGATCAGTGAGCCCATTGAGGCTGCAGTGAATGGGCTGCCTGGAGTGAATGTAGTGCGATCCGCATCCAAGCCCGGGCTCTCGATGGTGCAGGTGGTGTTTCGTGATGCATCGAAGTTGCAGAGCGCTCGCCAGTTGGTGTCTGAACGTCTGCAGCAGGTTCTCCCTCAACTGCCGACGACGGCTGATGCACCTGAAATATCTCCTCCCCTCTCGCCCCTCGGCACAGTTCTTCAATACGCCTTCACGCTGCCTGAGTCGGCACCGACAGATCAACAATTTCAGTTGCGCTCGTTGGTTCAAACCACCTACGAGAACGCTTTACTCGCCATACCTGGCGTGGCTCAGGTCACCATCTATGGCGGTGACCTACCTGAGACTCAGGTTCAGCTGAACCTGAAGGCGCTTCTGCAGCAGAATCTCGCCCTTTCTGATGTTGTCGAGGCGACCCGTGACGCACAGTTCAAGGGACGCGGTGGTGTGCAGATTGCCGGTGGCCAGGAACGTCTGATTCTCCCTCCCACCTCCAGTACCGCCAGCGCTGATCTCGAACGTGCAGCGATGAGCTCCTCCACTGGCCAAATCATCGCTCTGGGGGATGTTGCTGAGATCCGCCCTGGTGCAGCCATGCGGCGTGGAGAAGCCACGTTCAATGCCAAGCCGGCTGTGGTGTTGATGATCAACAAGCAGCCGGATGTGGACACCCCAAGGCTGACGAAAGCTGTGGAAGAACGGGTTAAGCAGCTGAACGCATCCCTGCCGAAGGATGTGGTGGTGACTCAATCGTTTCGTCAGGCCGAGTTCATCGACATTGCCATCCGCAATGTGAGCGAATCACTGCTGCTGGGCGTCGTGATCGTGGCAGCTGTGCTGTTGCTGTTTTTGATGAACTGGCGCACCGCTGTGATCACCCTCAGCGCCATCCCGTTGTCGTTGCTGGTGGGTTTGTTGCTGATGCGGGGGCTCGGTCTCCAGCTCAACACGATGACGCTCGGTGGTCTGGTGGTAGCCATCGGATCGGTGGTTGACGATGCAATCGTCGACATGGAGAACTGCTACCGCGGGCTGCGCCGGAACAAGCAGTTGCCGTCGCCCCAAAACCCCTTGGAGGTGGTGTTCCGCACCTCGGTGGAAGTTCGCCAGCCGGTGCTGTTTTCCACCCTGATCATCGTGGTGGTGTTTGCCCCGGTCTTCACGCTCACGGGCGTAGAAGGCCGCATTTTTATGCCAATGGGCATCGCTTATGTGTTGTCGATTGTGGCTTCGACCCTCGTGGCTCTGACTCTTTCACCAGCTCTCTGCGCCCTACTGCTGAGTCGGACACCGCTGCCTGTCGACAACTCTTGGGTTGAACGCTCTGCGGAGCGGCTCTACAAGCCGATTCTCAACCTCGCTCTGACCACACCACGTCGCGTGTTGGCTCTTGCACTGGCATCTGTGGTGGCTGCTGTCTTGATCCTTCCTGGGCTCGGACGCGTTTTCCTGCCGGAGTTTCGTGAGCAGGCGCTTTTGAACTCGATGGTTCTCTACCCCGGTGTGTCGCTCGAGATGACGAGCCGAGCAGGCACAGTTCTCTCGGAACGTCTCCAATCCAGCGATGACGTCGACTGGATTCAGGTGCGCTCGGGCCGTGCCCCCGGAGATGCCGATGGTGCAGGGGTGAATATCGCCCACGTGGATCTGGAACTAAGTGATCAGGCCATGGCTGATCGCACCTCTGCCATCGCTCGCATCCGGAAGGCTTTTCTTGCTTTGCCTGGTGTGGCACCAAACATCGGTGGGTTCATCTCCCACCGGATGGATGAGGTGCTTTCTGGTGTACGGAGTGCCATCGCGATCAAAATTTCTGGGCCCGATCTCAACGAACTGCGCCGTCTTGGTGAGCAGGTCCGTGACGTGGTGGGTGAGGTGTCTGGAGTGGTGGATCTACAGCTCGAGCCCCAGCTGCCGGTGCCCCAGCTGCAACTGAGGATTGATCGGGAACTGGCGCTGCAGGAAGGGGTTAGCGTTGCAACGCTTGCGCAGGCCTCGGAAGTTGCCCTGCACGGTGCGCTCATCAGTCCTGCTGAATCCGCGAGTGGTCGCAATGCCGTGGTGGTCACTCTGCCTCCCGAGCAACGGAGCAACTTGAACGCTCTGCGTCGTGTACCGATCAGAACGGCCTCGGGTGCGCTCAAACCGCTCGGCGACTTTGTGATGGTGGAGTCGACTCATGGCCCGAATGAGATCTACCGCGAGGATGTGGCTCGCCGAATCGTGGTGTCAGCCAACGTTGCCGAACGCCCCCTGGGGTCCGTTGTGAACAACATTCGCAGCCTTGTGGACAAGTCAGTGACGCTGCCTGCCGGTTACACCATTCGCTACGGAGGCCAGTTCGAATCGGAGCAACGAGCCACCCGTGCCTTGCTGATCTACAGCGTTTTAGCAGCTGTGGTGATCGCCTTCTTGATGGTGATTGCGGTGCGCTCTTGGCCTGCCACGGCAGCGATTCTGGTCAATTTGCCCCTGGCCCTGGTTGGTGGTTTAGTCGCAGTTCTGCTTAGTGGCGGGGTGCTGTCGGTGGCGTCGCTCATTGGGTTCATCACCCTATTCGGGGTCGCCGTTCGTAATGGTCTTCTGCTGGTAGACAACTTCAATCGTCGCCATCAAAGCGGTGAGCCGTTGATGGAGTTGATCCGCAACGGAAGCCTTGAGCGGCTGAATGCGATTTTGATGACGGCACTCACCTCTTCACTGGGCATGTTGCCACTGGCCCTTGCCTTTGGTGCTGGCAATGAGATCCTTCAGCCACTTGCCATCGTTGTGCTCGGAGGACTGATCACCTCCACGCTGCTCACGCTCGTGGTGATTCCTGCTCTGTACGCCCGTTATGGGCGCTGGCTTCTCCACGCTTCAACTCGATAA
- a CDS encoding efflux RND transporter periplasmic adaptor subunit, whose translation MRAFVLSCALVCGGVQGLAVPFVLAHSGHGDEFVQNGAVGQVKSSPEQDQLLGITTAQPQSGPDGQLTVPTVAIADAEGKPLVFVRSGDTYDPVFIRLGPATDDRTVVLEGVSADEQVVVSGALSLYAESQKKVRVPVEKSPISSTDGEQVQAEVEPAPGTSPGWLLPGGIGAAALVVIGLVLVLRGRGPGSKQG comes from the coding sequence ATGCGCGCATTTGTTCTGAGCTGTGCTCTTGTCTGCGGGGGTGTTCAGGGGCTCGCCGTTCCATTCGTGCTGGCCCATTCCGGCCATGGTGATGAGTTCGTGCAGAACGGAGCCGTGGGACAGGTGAAGTCATCACCTGAGCAAGATCAGCTCTTGGGCATTACCACAGCACAACCCCAGAGTGGGCCTGATGGTCAGTTGACGGTGCCAACCGTGGCCATCGCCGATGCAGAGGGGAAGCCTCTGGTGTTTGTGCGCAGCGGAGACACCTACGACCCGGTGTTTATTCGTCTTGGGCCTGCAACTGACGATCGCACAGTTGTTCTGGAGGGCGTGAGCGCGGATGAACAGGTGGTTGTCTCAGGAGCTCTTTCGCTCTACGCGGAGTCGCAAAAGAAGGTTCGTGTTCCGGTTGAAAAGAGTCCTATAAGCTCCACTGACGGCGAACAGGTTCAAGCTGAGGTTGAGCCGGCTCCAGGCACATCGCCTGGATGGCTACTCCCCGGAGGCATCGGGGCAGCTGCGTTGGTCGTGATTGGTCTGGTTCTTGTGCTTCGCGGCCGTGGCCCTGGATCAAAACAGGGCTGA
- a CDS encoding ABC transporter substrate-binding protein has translation MDILLKYSLHSLPSSILTSFALTLSLFGCSLERADRLKISHSQWPGFEYLKLAESKGYLPGAEIVSLTDQSEVVRAYLRGDLDIVQLTTVEILEICSKQAEKCPVIVLVLDESVGGDQIMSLKIDSISNLRGSKVAVATDSFGPFVLQQALKSINSSIDDIRMMPMLVSEMPSALSSGEIDAAVLYPPNSEIVRSIGGKTIFDSSEIPGQILDVLAVSPSVYSARAEDISEIVSGWFKAHEYALNNKQSAIAFMSSSLNLSPKELRNILNGIAFYPTVDGQLTLIQPQGNLAKNIEKVKQSMEKLNFISSDAPSPKVTDRFLP, from the coding sequence GTGGATATCCTTCTGAAATATTCACTACATAGTCTTCCCTCGTCGATACTTACTTCTTTTGCACTGACTCTGTCGCTGTTTGGATGCAGCTTAGAGCGTGCTGATCGATTAAAGATTTCGCATTCGCAATGGCCTGGCTTCGAATATCTAAAACTAGCGGAATCTAAAGGTTACCTGCCAGGTGCGGAGATTGTCTCGTTAACAGATCAATCTGAGGTGGTAAGGGCTTATTTGCGGGGGGATCTTGACATTGTTCAGCTGACTACTGTGGAGATTCTGGAGATTTGCTCGAAACAGGCTGAGAAATGTCCTGTCATTGTTTTGGTATTGGATGAATCGGTCGGTGGAGATCAAATTATGTCCTTGAAAATAGATTCAATTTCCAATTTGCGAGGTTCAAAAGTTGCGGTAGCTACTGATTCATTTGGGCCATTTGTTTTGCAACAGGCATTGAAGTCTATCAACAGTTCAATCGATGATATAAGAATGATGCCTATGTTGGTTTCTGAGATGCCTAGTGCGCTCTCTAGTGGTGAGATCGATGCTGCTGTTTTATATCCTCCCAATAGTGAAATAGTAAGATCCATTGGCGGCAAAACTATTTTCGATAGCTCTGAAATTCCTGGTCAGATTTTGGATGTTCTTGCTGTTTCGCCATCTGTTTATTCGGCGCGGGCAGAAGATATTTCTGAGATCGTTTCTGGTTGGTTTAAGGCGCATGAATATGCATTGAATAATAAACAATCTGCCATTGCCTTTATGTCTTCCAGCCTGAATCTTTCGCCCAAGGAATTGAGAAATATATTGAATGGGATTGCCTTTTACCCAACAGTCGACGGGCAACTTACGTTAATACAACCTCAAGGTAATCTTGCGAAAAACATTGAGAAGGTGAAGCAATCGATGGAAAAATTAAACTTCATTTCGTCAGATGCGCCATCTCCAAAGGTGACTGATCGTTTCTTACCATGA
- a CDS encoding GTP-binding protein: MTSSTASQVPVTILSGFLGAGKTTLLNHILSNQVGVKTAVLVNEFGEIGIDHDLIVSTNEDMVELSNGCICCTINDELKDAVERILNRPEKMDYIVVETTGLADPLPVAMTFGATELRDSTRLDSIITLIDAENFNDEILHTQIGRAQVIYGDILLLNKTDLVSRERLEEVEQKLRHIKTDARIMHSIQGEVPLALLLSVGLFESDKIVNQSDHSHHDHSHYDHSHHDHSHHDHGHHDHGHHDHGHHHGSHQENEAIEGFTSLSFESDGPFSLRKFQNFLDNQLPKEIFRSKGILWFQESERRHVFHLTGKRFSINDSDWTGERKNQIVMIGRDINHDSLRQQLKDCVAKKLD, encoded by the coding sequence ATGACGAGCTCCACTGCTTCTCAAGTGCCTGTCACCATCCTCAGTGGATTCCTGGGTGCCGGAAAGACCACGTTGCTCAACCACATTCTCAGCAATCAGGTAGGTGTAAAAACTGCGGTGCTGGTCAACGAATTTGGTGAAATTGGGATTGATCATGATCTGATCGTTTCGACCAACGAAGACATGGTGGAATTGAGCAATGGCTGCATCTGCTGCACGATTAACGATGAGCTCAAAGATGCTGTCGAGAGAATACTGAACAGACCAGAAAAAATGGACTACATCGTGGTCGAAACCACCGGACTTGCGGATCCTCTCCCGGTCGCAATGACATTCGGGGCCACTGAATTACGTGACTCCACACGTCTCGATTCGATCATAACTTTAATCGACGCCGAGAATTTTAATGATGAAATACTGCACACGCAGATAGGCCGTGCACAGGTGATTTACGGCGATATCTTGTTGCTCAACAAAACTGATCTCGTCTCTAGGGAACGTCTTGAAGAAGTTGAACAGAAGCTGCGTCATATTAAGACTGATGCCCGAATCATGCACTCAATTCAAGGTGAAGTGCCCCTGGCTCTGCTACTGAGTGTGGGTTTATTTGAGTCTGACAAAATCGTCAATCAGAGCGATCACAGCCATCACGACCACAGCCATTACGACCACAGCCATCACGACCACAGCCATCACGACCACGGCCATCACGACCACGGACATCACGACCACGGACATCACCATGGGAGCCATCAAGAGAATGAAGCAATCGAGGGGTTTACCTCCCTATCGTTTGAAAGCGATGGTCCTTTTTCATTACGCAAGTTTCAGAATTTTCTAGATAACCAGTTACCCAAGGAGATCTTTCGTTCGAAGGGAATTCTCTGGTTTCAGGAGAGTGAACGCCGTCATGTGTTCCACTTAACTGGTAAGCGCTTCTCTATCAATGACAGCGATTGGACTGGAGAACGCAAAAATCAGATTGTCATGATCGGACGTGACATCAATCACGACTCCTTGCGTCAACAACTGAAGGATTGTGTTGCCAAAAAGCTGGATTAA